CCGATATCTTCTACACCATCAATTTTATTAAGGCGCTCAATAAGCTTTGGAAGCCCTCTTCGAAGTAACGGTTCTCCGCCTGTAATCCGTAATTTTCTCACACCTAAAGAAACGAAAATACGTGTTATCCTTTCAATTTCATCAAAAGATAAAATTTTATCATTAGACAAAAACGAGTAATCAGGACCAAATATTTCTTCTGGCATACAATATCGGCAGCGAAAATTACAGCGATCAGTAACTGAAATACGTAAATCCTTTAACGGACGTTGCAACTTGTCTAATGTAACTGATTTCATCTTCATTGCCTCACTTTTATTTTATATTTAAAACACGTTCTGGATGGGTATATACATTTAAGGAGTGATTACGAATAAATCCTATTGTCGTAATACCTAAATCTTCCGCTAGTTGCAAAGCTAACTCAGTTGGAGCTGATTTTGATAGTATAATTTCACAACCGATTTTTGCAACTTTCAATAATATTTCCGAAGAAATACGACCACTAAAAACAATGATTTTATCTTTTATAGAAATATCGTTTCTTAAACAATAACCGTAAATTTTGTCTAGTGCATTATGCCTACCAATATCCATTCGGCTTAAAATAATACCATTAACATCACATAAAGCTGCATTATGAACCCCACCAGTACGATGAAACGTATCCGCAGATTGCTGCATTTCTTTCATTAACCGAAAACAATCATCGGCAGCAACCTGTACATGGACACCCTTCATTTTTTTTGCACTTAGTGCATCATTTGCAAAAACAAACCCTTGCCTACTCATACCACAACAAGACGTAATATAGCGTTTATTTTGCATTTGTTCATAATACGGATTTACTTTTGTCGTTGTTACATGCACAAATCCTTCTTTCTCCTGCACCCATACACTATCAATGTCTTCATACTTCCGAATGATTCCTTCAGACGCTAAGAAGCCTATTACCATATCTTCTATATATTCTGGAGTACTAACCATTGTAACAAACTCCTGTCCGTTCATTTTAATGGTGACAGGAAACTCTGTTACAATGCTGTCCTCTATATGTTTAATTGCTCCTTGTTCATAACGAAAGATTTCTCTTTCTACCTGTATCGGTTTCACGATCAGTATCCTTCTCTCACGTTATATTTTTATCAAAAACAAATACAGAAACTGCAATATCTTCTTCTACTTTCATATCTGAAAACAAATTCACTAATTTCGCTCCAACAAGTTCCTCCAAATGTTCACGGGAATTCGCAGCATACACTTCTTGAATCATTTTCGTTCTAGCCATATGAACCATTTCCGCACCGTCCATCGTACTTGAAATAAATTTTTCAGTAGGTGTTAAGTTTCCATAAAGAGTCGCTATAGCCATATTTTCCGCAAAAACAGTATGAATTCGTTCTGGTCCTTTTCCGAAAAGTTCCTTTCGAAGTTTTCGTATCATATCATTAAATTCATGTACTTTTTTTGACATACAATTATACCTCCCAAAAGCCTCATTTTACTCTATTATATATTTTACCAAAATGAGCCTTCCGCCCAAACTATTTCCTACAAATATTTGGGCGGAAAGGTTCACTTCATGAAGTTTATTCGCCTTTTAACCCTTTCCCCATACCTTTTAAGAAATGAAGCCCAAACCCGATAGCACGGTTAATATCTGGGTCTTTCAATACTTTCATAAGATCGAATACCCCTACTTTTTTATTACTTTCTAGATGTTCATTACCTTCTTCTAGCCCGACTAATAAACTACCTATAAGCTTTTTCGTAAGTTCTGGGTCAAGTTCAGTTAACGCACCTGCAGCGCCCATCATATTATTAATTAAATTTGTAACAGGCTCACGAGTTACTTGACCTAGAACAATTTTCGCAATTGGTTCTTTCGCTTTTAGCATTGAATTTGCAGCTTCTAGCATTCCAATGTCATTTAATTCCCCTACTATATTAAACATCTGATTTAGAGCTTCTTCATTATTAGTTAGAAGCTCTTTTAAATCATCTAACTTTTGCTGTTTTATTTCTTCCTCAGTTAATTCTTGTTTTTGAATCATTTTTATAGGTGCAGCCATAGTTTTCTCCTCCTACTTATCCGTTAAATGCACATACCCTGGACGTGCCCACTTACGATGTACCTCAATTCCAGCTTGAGGGTGACGTTTTTTATTGCGTGGGTTCGCTTTTGGCATCGGATTTTCGCCATCAACTTCTAATACTTCCATACGTACTTTTGTTTGTTTATACGCAGGTGTATTCGTACGTACATCCACAGCAGGACCTGTTAAGAAATTAATTGCCGTTTCGTTATCTGTAGAGTTCATCGGTAAATATAACTCATTCGCTTTTACACGATCTGTAACGAGTGCACGTAATTTTAATGCTCCAAAAGGAGAGACAAGACGAACTAACGAACCTGTTTTTACGCCACGTTCTTTTGCAAGATCTGGAGAGATTTCTACGAAAACACCAGGTACTTTCGTTTGAATACCTGTTGATTTATTTGTCATATTCCCTTCATGGAAATGCTCAAGCATACGACCGTTGTTAATGTGAAGGTCAAACTCAGCTGGAAATTCAGCTGGACGTACCCAGTCAGCAATCGCAAAACGAGCCTTTTTATCTGGGAAGTTAAATCCGTCTTGGAACAGAAGTGGTGTATTCGTTCCATCAAAACTTCCCCAATGGAAACTGTTCCATCCTTCAAGCACTTCATAGTTCGCTTGCGAGAACAATGGTGATAAACTTGCCATCTCAGCAAAAATTTCACTTGGGTGGCTATAATTCCAGTTTGCACCTAGTTTATTCGCAACTTCCTGGACGATCCACCAGTCTGGTTTCGCATCTCCTAGCGTAGGAAGAACTTGATATAATCTTTGGACACGGCGCTCTGTATTTGTGAAAGTACCTTCTTTCTCAAGAGATGGCGCTGCTGGTAATACAACATCTGCATATTGAGCAGTTTTAGAAAGGAAAACATCTTGCACAACGAAGAAATCAAGGCTCGATAACACTTCATGTACATGATTTGCATTAGAATCTACAAGAGCCATATCTTCTCCGACAAGATACATTGCTTTCATTTTTCCTTCGTCAATTGCGTGAAGCATTTCGATATTATTAAGACCTGGTTCACTATCAATTTTCACTCCGTAAGCAGTTTCAAATTTCGCACGTTCCATTTCGTTAGTAACGTGCTGATATCCTGGAAGCCATCCTGGTAAAGTACCCATATCACAAGCACCTTGTACGTTATTGTGGCCTCGAAGTGGGTATGCGCCTGCTCCTGGACGACGGTAGTTCCCTGTTGCAAGAAGTAAGTTTGAAATTGCAGCGGAAGTATCAGAACCACCTGTATTTTGCGTTACCCCCATACCCCAAAGGATACATGTACCATCTGCATCACGAATCATTTCAGCCATTTGAATAAGCGTTTCTTTTGAAATGCCTGTTACTTCTTCTGCATATTCAAGTGTATATTCCTCTAGGCTTTCTTTGAAATCTTCAAAGAAGTTTACATTCTCATTAATGAATTCCTGATCATGCCAACCTTGATCAATCATATATTTCGTAACAGCCATTAACCAAACTTGATCTGTTCCTTGTTTTGGACTAATAAAGACATCTGATCGCTCTGCCATTTCGGTTTTACGAAGATCAGCTACAATTAACTTTTGTCCGTGTAATTTATGTGCACGTTTAATACGTGTAGCTAGAACAGGATGACCTTCTGTCGGATTACATCCTACAATAATAACAAGACCAGATTGCGCAATATCTTTAATCGTTCCGGCATCACCGCCCATACCAATTGTACGGAACAAACCATCCGTTGCTGGTGATTGGCAATAACGTGAGCAGTTATCAATATTATTCGTTCCAAATACTTGTCGAGCTAATTTTTGAATTACATAATTGTCTTCATTTGTAATTTTAGAGGAAGAAATAAATCCGATAGAACCTTTACCGTACTCTTCTTTAATAGCGCCTAATTTATTTGCAACTACATTCAGTGCTTCTTCCCATGTAGATTCAACAAACGTTCCATTTTTACGAATTAAAGGTTTTGTTATTCGTTCTTTAGAATTTACGAAATCCCAACCAAATTTCCTTTTTACACAAGTGGAAATTGCGTTAACTGGTGCATCTGAAGATGGCTGTACTTTAAGAATTTTACGCCCCTTCGTCCACACTTCAAACGAACAACCTACACCACAAAATGTACATACTGTTTTCGTTTTCTTCGTACGAGTATCACGCATGGCCGCTTCCACTTCTGATACCGCAAAAATACCGCTATATCCAGGCTCAACTTCTTTAATTAAATCTACCATCGGTTCAAGAATATCTGGTTTTAATCCCGTCATAAATCCAGCTTCACCGAGCATCGTTTTCTCCATTAAAGCGTTACAAGGACAAATCGTTACACATTGACCACAGCTAACGCATGAAGAATCATTAATATTTACTCCTTCATCCCAAATAACTCGTGGGCGTTCCGCTTCCCAGTCTATCGATAACGTTTCATTTACTTGTAAGTTTTGACACACCTCAACGCATTGACCGCATGCAATACATTGATTAGGATCATAGCGATAAAACGGATGCGTCATATCAACTTCACTTACATCTACTTTCGGTTCATACGGATATTTTTGATGTTCAATTTCCATTAATTCTGCTGTATTATGCAGTTTACAGTTCCCATTGTTGTTGTCACATACTGTACAGTATAATAAATGATTTTCTAGTAACCGATCCATCGCCTCTGTTTGTGCTTCTTTTGCGCGAACAGAAGCACGTTCAATGTTCATACCT
This DNA window, taken from Bacillus cereus ATCC 14579, encodes the following:
- the fdhD gene encoding formate dehydrogenase accessory sulfurtransferase FdhD, which gives rise to MKPIQVEREIFRYEQGAIKHIEDSIVTEFPVTIKMNGQEFVTMVSTPEYIEDMVIGFLASEGIIRKYEDIDSVWVQEKEGFVHVTTTKVNPYYEQMQNKRYITSCCGMSRQGFVFANDALSAKKMKGVHVQVAADDCFRLMKEMQQSADTFHRTGGVHNAALCDVNGIILSRMDIGRHNALDKIYGYCLRNDISIKDKIIVFSGRISSEILLKVAKIGCEIILSKSAPTELALQLAEDLGITTIGFIRNHSLNVYTHPERVLNIK
- a CDS encoding DUF2294 domain-containing protein, whose amino-acid sequence is MSKKVHEFNDMIRKLRKELFGKGPERIHTVFAENMAIATLYGNLTPTEKFISSTMDGAEMVHMARTKMIQEVYAANSREHLEELVGAKLVNLFSDMKVEEDIAVSVFVFDKNIT
- a CDS encoding DUF1641 domain-containing protein, translated to MAAPIKMIQKQELTEEEIKQQKLDDLKELLTNNEEALNQMFNIVGELNDIGMLEAANSMLKAKEPIAKIVLGQVTREPVTNLINNMMGAAGALTELDPELTKKLIGSLLVGLEEGNEHLESNKKVGVFDLMKVLKDPDINRAIGFGLHFLKGMGKGLKGE
- the fdhF gene encoding formate dehydrogenase subunit alpha, which translates into the protein MNNNMVHITIDGKKYTAEPGSTILGVINENGIEHPQICYVPEVDPIQTCDTCIVEVDGKLMRSCSTIATEGMNIERASVRAKEAQTEAMDRLLENHLLYCTVCDNNNGNCKLHNTAELMEIEHQKYPYEPKVDVSEVDMTHPFYRYDPNQCIACGQCVEVCQNLQVNETLSIDWEAERPRVIWDEGVNINDSSCVSCGQCVTICPCNALMEKTMLGEAGFMTGLKPDILEPMVDLIKEVEPGYSGIFAVSEVEAAMRDTRTKKTKTVCTFCGVGCSFEVWTKGRKILKVQPSSDAPVNAISTCVKRKFGWDFVNSKERITKPLIRKNGTFVESTWEEALNVVANKLGAIKEEYGKGSIGFISSSKITNEDNYVIQKLARQVFGTNNIDNCSRYCQSPATDGLFRTIGMGGDAGTIKDIAQSGLVIIVGCNPTEGHPVLATRIKRAHKLHGQKLIVADLRKTEMAERSDVFISPKQGTDQVWLMAVTKYMIDQGWHDQEFINENVNFFEDFKESLEEYTLEYAEEVTGISKETLIQMAEMIRDADGTCILWGMGVTQNTGGSDTSAAISNLLLATGNYRRPGAGAYPLRGHNNVQGACDMGTLPGWLPGYQHVTNEMERAKFETAYGVKIDSEPGLNNIEMLHAIDEGKMKAMYLVGEDMALVDSNANHVHEVLSSLDFFVVQDVFLSKTAQYADVVLPAAPSLEKEGTFTNTERRVQRLYQVLPTLGDAKPDWWIVQEVANKLGANWNYSHPSEIFAEMASLSPLFSQANYEVLEGWNSFHWGSFDGTNTPLLFQDGFNFPDKKARFAIADWVRPAEFPAEFDLHINNGRMLEHFHEGNMTNKSTGIQTKVPGVFVEISPDLAKERGVKTGSLVRLVSPFGALKLRALVTDRVKANELYLPMNSTDNETAINFLTGPAVDVRTNTPAYKQTKVRMEVLEVDGENPMPKANPRNKKRHPQAGIEVHRKWARPGYVHLTDK